A genome region from Caminicella sporogenes DSM 14501 includes the following:
- the rplW gene encoding 50S ribosomal protein L23 has product MKTPYDIIIRPVITENSMAQMAEKKYTFEVDKRANKTEIKQAVEKIFGVNVEKVNTIKVVGKEKRMGRYVGKTRSWKKAIVKLTKDSKEIEFFEGM; this is encoded by the coding sequence ATGAAAACACCTTACGATATCATAATAAGGCCGGTTATTACAGAGAATAGTATGGCGCAAATGGCTGAAAAGAAGTATACTTTTGAAGTAGATAAAAGAGCTAATAAAACAGAAATAAAGCAAGCTGTAGAAAAGATATTTGGTGTAAATGTTGAAAAAGTTAATACTATAAAAGTTGTAGGTAAAGAAAAGAGAATGGGTAGATACGTTGGAAAGACAAGAAGTTGGAAAAAAGCTATAGTAAAACTAACTAAAGACAGCAAAGAAATTGAATTCTTTGAAGGTATGTAG
- the rplD gene encoding 50S ribosomal protein L4 has protein sequence MPKIDVLNVSGQRVGEIELNDGIFGIEVNEHVLYEAVKNYLANQRQGTQSAKTRAEVRGGGRKPWRQKGTGRARQGSIRAPQWIGGGVVFAPKPRDYSYKLPKKVKRLAMKSALSSKVKNNEIIVLDELTMNVPKTKDMVNILKNINASKKVLVVLAAKDENVIKSARNIKGVKTTLVNTLNVYDILNHDTFVVTKEAVQKIEEVYV, from the coding sequence GTGCCTAAGATAGATGTATTAAATGTTTCTGGACAGCGTGTAGGAGAAATAGAGTTAAATGACGGTATATTTGGAATAGAAGTAAATGAACATGTTTTATATGAAGCGGTAAAAAATTATCTTGCTAATCAAAGGCAAGGTACTCAATCAGCAAAGACTAGAGCTGAAGTAAGAGGCGGTGGAAGAAAGCCTTGGAGACAAAAAGGAACAGGTAGAGCTCGTCAAGGTAGTATAAGAGCGCCTCAGTGGATTGGTGGTGGAGTAGTATTTGCACCAAAACCAAGAGATTATAGTTACAAATTGCCAAAGAAAGTTAAAAGATTAGCTATGAAATCAGCTCTAAGTTCTAAAGTTAAAAATAATGAAATAATAGTTTTAGATGAATTGACAATGAATGTGCCTAAAACTAAAGATATGGTAAATATATTAAAAAATATAAATGCTTCTAAGAAAGTTTTAGTTGTTTTAGCTGCAAAAGATGAAAATGTAATTAAGTCAGCTAGAAATATAAAGGGTGTTAAAACAACGCTAGTAAACACATTAAATGTATATGATATATTAAATCATGATACATTTGTGGTTACTAAGGAAGCGGTACAAAAGATAGAGGAGGTGTACGTATAA